One genomic window of Acuticoccus sediminis includes the following:
- a CDS encoding TRAP transporter large permease encodes MDPFLTALLLLAVVFIALGAGIWIFSGLMVAALFCFLVLLDFPLVRVGSIAKPIIFKGVVSFELAAVPLFIWMGEIISRTNVSAMLFQGLAPWVNRLPGGLLHANVGGSVLFSALSGSSVATTATIGRVTSRELFSRGYDQKLTLGSITVAGTIGIMIPPSITLIVYGLIAEVSVARLFAAGVLPGIMLGALYSSYIAAAHVVRPSLNPPTAETFTWADRRRGLLRLLPTVILVIFLLGSIYGGFATPSESAAVGVLGALVIAHFSGGITLRDIYDSAMSAVLTTAMIGSAVAGAALLASAIGFLHLPQLVSEAIAALQLSPMMLLLVLTIVYVLLGAVLDGISMILMTVPITLPLLVANGFDPVWIGVYLVLMVEVGMVTPPIGFNLFVLRGITGIPIGRIALATFPFFLLMLLGGLLLAAFPGIALWLPSLL; translated from the coding sequence ATGGACCCCTTTCTGACCGCCCTCCTCCTCTTGGCGGTCGTCTTCATCGCGCTCGGCGCCGGCATCTGGATCTTCTCCGGGCTGATGGTCGCCGCGCTGTTCTGCTTCCTCGTCCTCCTCGACTTCCCGCTGGTGCGGGTCGGCTCCATCGCCAAGCCGATCATCTTCAAGGGGGTGGTGAGTTTCGAGCTGGCGGCGGTCCCGCTGTTCATCTGGATGGGCGAGATCATCAGTCGGACCAACGTCTCGGCGATGCTCTTCCAGGGGCTCGCGCCGTGGGTGAACCGGCTTCCGGGCGGCCTGCTCCACGCCAACGTCGGCGGCTCGGTGCTGTTCTCGGCGCTCTCGGGCTCCAGCGTCGCCACCACGGCCACCATCGGCCGCGTCACCAGCCGCGAGCTCTTCAGCCGCGGCTACGACCAGAAGCTGACGCTCGGGTCGATCACGGTCGCCGGCACCATCGGCATCATGATCCCGCCGTCGATCACCCTGATCGTCTACGGCCTCATCGCCGAGGTCTCGGTGGCCCGGCTCTTCGCGGCGGGCGTCCTGCCGGGGATCATGCTGGGCGCGCTCTATTCGAGCTACATCGCCGCCGCCCATGTCGTCCGGCCGAGCCTCAACCCGCCCACCGCGGAGACCTTCACCTGGGCCGACCGGCGGCGCGGCCTGCTGCGCCTCCTGCCGACCGTGATCCTCGTGATCTTCCTGCTCGGCAGCATCTACGGCGGGTTCGCGACACCGTCCGAATCGGCGGCGGTCGGCGTCCTGGGCGCGCTCGTCATCGCCCACTTCAGCGGCGGCATCACGCTGCGCGACATCTACGATTCGGCGATGAGCGCGGTCCTCACCACGGCGATGATCGGCAGCGCCGTCGCGGGCGCGGCGCTGCTCGCGAGCGCCATCGGTTTCCTGCACCTGCCGCAGCTCGTCTCCGAGGCGATCGCGGCGCTCCAGCTCTCGCCGATGATGCTGCTCCTGGTGCTCACGATCGTCTACGTGCTCCTCGGCGCGGTGCTGGACGGCATCTCGATGATCCTGATGACCGTGCCGATCACGCTGCCGCTCCTCGTCGCCAACGGGTTCGATCCGGTGTGGATCGGCGTCTACCTCGTCCTGATGGTCGAGGTCGGGATGGTGACGCCGCCGATCGGCTTCAACCTCTTCGTGCTGCGCGGGATCACCGGCATTCCGATCGGCCGCATCGCCCTCGCCACGTTCCCGTTCTTCCTGCTGATGTTGCTCGGCGGCCTGCTCCTCGCGGCCTTCCCCGGCATCGCCCTCTGGCTCCCGAGCCTCCTCTGA
- a CDS encoding TRAP transporter small permease subunit, which yields MKAVVDVLDRIAGALALVAAWCAAAIMVFITGHILTEIVLRSFFGTSTQVLEEFVGYGLGAMVFLALGHALRQGKLVRVDIVLGKLPSRARRALEVVLCLVTLAVMAFVMKYFWISVSRNYQRGTISMTTAATPMWIPEAVIFAGMGIFWLTLAVYALRLLVGGALIEESGINE from the coding sequence GTGAAGGCCGTCGTCGACGTTCTGGACCGGATCGCCGGCGCCCTCGCGCTCGTCGCCGCGTGGTGCGCCGCGGCGATCATGGTCTTCATCACCGGCCACATCCTGACCGAGATCGTCCTGCGCTCCTTCTTCGGCACGTCGACGCAGGTGCTGGAGGAGTTCGTCGGCTACGGCCTCGGCGCGATGGTGTTCCTCGCGCTCGGCCACGCGCTGCGCCAGGGCAAGCTCGTGCGGGTCGACATCGTCCTCGGCAAGCTGCCGAGCCGCGCCCGCCGCGCGCTCGAGGTCGTGCTCTGCCTCGTGACGCTCGCGGTGATGGCGTTCGTGATGAAGTATTTCTGGATCAGCGTCAGCCGGAACTACCAGCGCGGCACGATCTCCATGACCACGGCGGCGACGCCGATGTGGATCCCCGAGGCGGTGATCTTCGCGGGCATGGGCATCTTCTGGCTGACCCTCGCCGTCTACGCGCTCCGTCTCCTCGTCGGCGGCGCCTTGATCGAAGAGAGCGGGATCAACGAATGA
- a CDS encoding TRAP transporter substrate-binding protein, which yields MATRFLKTAALVGLAVATLAAPASAQEYSWDMPNTFGRNSSDGVADVVFGELVTEKTDGAVKITHHFDGSLGYRGVDHLTAVQDGAVQLARHPMSYYGGYDPIFLLSTLPFLIQTDSDVTTMHEIIAPYVDMAFEDYNQVVVSYGLFPPSGIWSKKPINSLDDLKGLKIRAFDLNSLQTFTGAGAAAVNMNWGDVLPALSTGAIDAVVTSADLGFASGIYEYLPNFTEINWAVPLSTIAINKDVWDSLPEEIQAEVMDAGAETTKRTFDRLTTQVADNYAGMRQAGVTVAEDAPEDVMAALREAAQPVLDDWRTRAGDNAKALDEYLAAVGR from the coding sequence ATGGCGACACGGTTCCTGAAGACGGCAGCTCTCGTCGGGCTCGCAGTGGCGACGCTCGCCGCGCCGGCATCCGCGCAGGAGTACAGCTGGGACATGCCCAACACCTTCGGCCGCAATTCGTCCGACGGTGTCGCCGACGTCGTCTTCGGGGAACTCGTCACCGAGAAGACCGACGGCGCGGTGAAGATCACGCACCACTTCGACGGCTCGCTCGGCTACCGCGGCGTCGACCACCTCACCGCGGTGCAGGACGGCGCGGTCCAGCTCGCCCGCCACCCGATGTCCTACTACGGCGGCTACGACCCGATCTTCCTCCTGTCGACGCTACCGTTCCTGATCCAGACCGATTCCGACGTCACGACGATGCACGAGATCATCGCCCCCTACGTCGACATGGCGTTCGAGGACTACAACCAGGTGGTCGTCAGCTACGGCCTGTTCCCGCCGAGCGGGATCTGGAGCAAGAAGCCGATCAACTCCCTCGACGACCTCAAGGGGCTGAAAATCCGCGCCTTCGACCTCAACAGCCTGCAGACCTTCACCGGCGCCGGCGCCGCGGCCGTCAACATGAACTGGGGCGACGTGCTGCCGGCCCTGTCGACCGGCGCCATCGACGCGGTCGTCACCTCCGCCGACCTCGGCTTTGCATCCGGCATCTACGAGTATCTTCCCAATTTCACCGAGATCAACTGGGCGGTGCCGCTGTCGACCATCGCGATCAACAAGGACGTGTGGGACAGCCTGCCGGAGGAGATCCAGGCCGAGGTCATGGACGCCGGCGCGGAGACCACGAAGCGGACCTTCGACCGTCTCACCACCCAGGTCGCCGATAACTACGCCGGCATGCGCCAGGCGGGCGTCACCGTCGCGGAAGACGCGCCGGAGGACGTGATGGCGGCCCTCCGCGAGGCGGCGCAGCCGGTGCTGGACGACTGGCGCACCCGTGCCGGCGACAACGCCAAGGCGCTAGACGAATACCTCGCCGCGGTCGGCCGCTGA
- a CDS encoding hydantoinase/oxoprolinase family protein, which produces MLRLGVDIGGTFTDFALVESAGGRSAIHKRLTTPDDPARAVIEGVEAIAAAEQIAVADIAEIVHGTTLVTNALIERRGARAGMLVTKGFRDTFDIGKEVRYDLYDLRLRFADPLVERRLRVEIPERMLADGTVHVPLDEEAVAAAVTHLVEEEGITALAICYLHAYADPAHEERSAAIARDLYPDLYISTSSGVFPYAREFERWTTTCANAYGQPMVDAYLARLEEGLERIGFTGHLAIIGSGGGLMTLSTARQHPVRLLESGPAAGVLMAARIGQVLDVDNLLAFDLGGTTAKGALVRGGRPFKAYTFEAAHTYKHKSGSGLTLQIPVIDMAEIGSGGGSIVSVDELGLLRVGPRSASAVPGPACYSRGGTDPTLTDANLTLGYLDPDFFLGGQMALDAAAAENAIAARTAPLGLETIRAAWGIHDIANEDISRAFRMHATERGFDYRRSAMVASGGGGPIHAARIARKLKVPQVIFPAGAGVMSAFGMLVGATSFEIVRSYRAIVGAIDTETFTATLREIEAEATAYLIEAGLSPDDITIERRLDMRYAGQGYDIEVAVPGDRAAGDIPAALPDLFATAYRATFDTTLDQPLEIASLKVEAIGPRPELPVSAGNTGVGSVEGAKKGTRRAYFPAAGGLVDCPVYDRYRIAPGERLAGPCLVEERESTILLDAGDVAVVHPSGSVVATIAVEGSR; this is translated from the coding sequence ATGCTGCGGCTAGGTGTCGATATCGGCGGAACTTTCACGGATTTCGCCCTCGTTGAGAGCGCGGGCGGGCGATCCGCCATCCACAAGCGGCTGACGACGCCGGACGATCCCGCCCGCGCGGTGATCGAAGGCGTCGAGGCGATCGCCGCCGCCGAACAGATCGCCGTCGCCGACATCGCCGAGATCGTCCACGGCACCACCCTCGTCACCAACGCCCTGATCGAGCGGCGCGGCGCCCGGGCGGGCATGCTCGTCACGAAGGGCTTTCGCGACACCTTCGATATCGGCAAGGAGGTGCGCTACGACCTCTACGACCTGCGCCTGCGGTTCGCGGATCCGCTGGTGGAGAGGCGCCTGCGCGTCGAGATCCCGGAGCGGATGCTGGCGGACGGAACGGTCCATGTCCCCCTCGACGAGGAGGCCGTCGCCGCCGCCGTCACCCATCTCGTGGAGGAGGAGGGGATCACCGCCCTCGCGATCTGCTACCTCCACGCCTACGCCGACCCGGCGCACGAGGAGCGCTCCGCCGCGATCGCCCGCGACCTCTACCCGGACCTCTACATCTCCACCTCCTCCGGCGTCTTCCCCTACGCCCGCGAGTTCGAGCGGTGGACCACGACGTGCGCCAACGCCTACGGCCAGCCGATGGTCGACGCGTACCTCGCGCGGCTCGAGGAAGGGCTGGAGCGGATCGGCTTCACCGGGCACCTCGCCATCATCGGCTCCGGCGGAGGGCTGATGACGCTCTCGACCGCGCGCCAGCACCCGGTGCGGCTGCTGGAGTCGGGGCCGGCGGCCGGCGTCCTCATGGCGGCCCGCATCGGCCAGGTGCTGGACGTCGACAACCTCCTCGCCTTCGACCTCGGCGGGACCACGGCCAAGGGCGCGCTCGTCCGCGGCGGACGGCCGTTCAAGGCCTACACGTTCGAGGCCGCGCACACCTACAAGCACAAGAGCGGCAGCGGCCTCACGCTGCAGATCCCGGTCATCGACATGGCCGAGATCGGTTCGGGCGGGGGGAGCATCGTCTCGGTGGACGAACTGGGCCTCCTGCGCGTCGGGCCGCGCTCGGCGAGCGCCGTGCCGGGGCCGGCCTGCTACAGCCGCGGCGGCACCGACCCGACCCTGACCGACGCGAACCTGACCCTCGGCTACCTCGACCCCGACTTCTTCCTCGGCGGGCAGATGGCGCTCGACGCCGCGGCGGCCGAGAACGCGATCGCGGCCCGCACCGCCCCGCTCGGCCTTGAGACCATCCGTGCCGCCTGGGGCATCCACGACATCGCCAACGAGGACATCTCCCGCGCCTTCCGGATGCACGCCACCGAGCGCGGCTTCGACTACCGCCGCTCGGCCATGGTGGCGTCGGGCGGCGGCGGGCCGATCCACGCCGCGCGCATCGCCAGGAAGCTGAAGGTTCCGCAGGTCATCTTCCCGGCGGGTGCGGGCGTCATGTCCGCGTTCGGCATGCTCGTCGGCGCCACCTCGTTCGAGATCGTGCGCTCCTACCGGGCCATCGTCGGTGCCATCGACACCGAGACGTTCACCGCCACCCTGCGCGAGATCGAGGCGGAGGCGACGGCCTACCTGATCGAGGCGGGGCTCTCGCCGGACGACATCACCATCGAGCGCCGGCTCGACATGCGCTACGCCGGCCAGGGCTACGACATCGAAGTGGCGGTCCCCGGCGACCGCGCGGCCGGCGATATCCCGGCGGCGCTGCCGGACCTCTTTGCGACCGCCTACCGCGCGACGTTCGACACCACGCTCGACCAGCCGCTGGAGATCGCCTCCCTCAAGGTCGAGGCGATCGGGCCCCGGCCGGAGCTTCCGGTCTCCGCCGGCAACACCGGTGTCGGCTCGGTCGAGGGGGCGAAGAAGGGCACCCGCCGCGCCTACTTCCCGGCGGCCGGCGGCCTCGTCGACTGCCCGGTCTACGACCGCTACCGGATCGCGCCGGGCGAACGGCTCGCCGGCCCCTGCCTTGTGGAGGAGCGCGAGTCGACGATCCTGCTCGACGCCGGGGACGTCGCAGTCGTCCACCCGTCCGGCAGCGTCGTCGCAACCATTGCCGTGGAGGGCAGCCGATGA
- a CDS encoding hydantoinase B/oxoprolinase family protein, whose protein sequence is MSDTAGFDAVDLSILWERLVSITDEGATALIRTSFSTLVREGFDLSVLIFDADARMIAQSTKCIPVFIGTAPITLSHMLAKFPGETLDPGDVVISNDPTIGTGHMYDLAVMRPIFRDGALAGYAMSITHLPDIGGMGFSVSAREIYHEGLRLPITKLMVKGELNADLMELIKLNVRVPEQVAGDIHANLACTAVVVRQVLEFMDEYGLDSLAALADEILAQSENAVRQALLRMPDAEYTSEADVEAYDEIRTLRCRVVKKGDRLRIDFEGTGPCVGAGINVPFPYTRAMALYAIKCITTPSIPNNDGATALIEVVAPVGSILAAVPPAPSAGRHTIGHFVVPLIFDAMARIVPDRVMAASGLIDIMTFQGRHADGREMAANYFVSGGFGALQDLDGRQTTPGSSNMGTTPIEVFEPLSGLLVEEKALLPDSGGAGTFRGGAGQTVVLVNASGNDMVLFSMANRTRFAAEGLFGGLPGAKRSHMIDGQEVVGQGRHVMPPGSRLTLRQAGGGGYGPPEGRSTADIEKDIDDGFLTRDGAVAAYGERARGAGG, encoded by the coding sequence ATGAGCGATACCGCGGGCTTCGACGCCGTCGACCTCTCCATCTTGTGGGAGAGGCTCGTCTCGATCACCGACGAGGGCGCGACCGCGCTGATCCGCACCTCGTTCTCCACCCTGGTGCGGGAGGGCTTCGACCTCTCGGTGCTGATCTTCGACGCGGACGCGCGGATGATCGCGCAGTCGACCAAGTGCATCCCGGTCTTCATCGGCACCGCGCCGATCACACTGTCGCACATGCTGGCGAAGTTCCCGGGCGAGACGCTGGACCCGGGCGACGTCGTGATCTCCAACGATCCGACCATCGGCACCGGCCACATGTACGACCTCGCGGTGATGCGGCCGATCTTCCGCGACGGGGCGCTCGCCGGGTACGCCATGTCCATCACCCACCTGCCGGATATCGGCGGCATGGGCTTCTCGGTGTCGGCGCGCGAGATCTACCACGAGGGCCTGCGCCTCCCCATCACCAAGCTGATGGTGAAGGGAGAGCTGAACGCCGACCTCATGGAGCTCATCAAGCTCAACGTGCGCGTCCCCGAGCAGGTCGCCGGCGACATCCACGCCAACCTCGCCTGCACCGCCGTCGTCGTGCGCCAGGTGCTGGAGTTCATGGACGAGTACGGCCTCGACAGCCTGGCCGCTCTCGCTGACGAGATCCTCGCTCAGTCTGAGAACGCGGTGCGCCAGGCGCTCCTCAGGATGCCGGACGCCGAATACACGAGCGAGGCCGACGTCGAGGCCTATGACGAGATCCGCACCCTCAGGTGCCGCGTCGTGAAGAAGGGCGACCGCCTGCGCATCGACTTCGAGGGGACGGGGCCGTGCGTCGGCGCCGGCATCAACGTGCCGTTCCCCTACACGCGGGCGATGGCGCTCTATGCGATCAAGTGCATCACCACCCCGTCGATCCCCAACAACGACGGGGCGACGGCGCTGATCGAGGTGGTCGCCCCGGTGGGCTCCATCCTCGCCGCCGTGCCGCCGGCACCGTCCGCGGGCCGGCACACCATCGGCCATTTCGTGGTGCCGCTGATCTTCGACGCGATGGCCAGGATCGTTCCCGACCGGGTGATGGCGGCGAGCGGCCTCATCGACATCATGACCTTCCAGGGCCGCCATGCGGACGGGCGGGAGATGGCGGCGAACTACTTCGTCTCCGGCGGCTTCGGCGCGCTGCAGGACCTCGACGGGCGGCAGACCACGCCCGGCTCCTCCAACATGGGAACCACGCCGATCGAGGTGTTCGAGCCGTTGAGCGGCCTGCTCGTGGAGGAGAAGGCGCTCCTGCCGGACAGCGGCGGCGCCGGGACCTTCCGCGGCGGCGCAGGACAGACGGTGGTCCTCGTCAACGCCTCCGGCAACGACATGGTGCTCTTCTCCATGGCCAACCGCACGCGCTTCGCCGCAGAGGGCCTCTTCGGCGGGTTGCCCGGCGCGAAGCGCAGCCACATGATCGACGGTCAGGAGGTGGTCGGGCAGGGGCGCCACGTGATGCCGCCGGGCAGCCGCCTGACGCTGCGCCAAGCCGGCGGCGGCGGCTACGGCCCGCCGGAGGGCCGCAGCACCGCCGACATCGAGAAGGACATCGACGACGGCTTCCTGACCCGCGACGGCGCCGTCGCCGCCTACGGCGAGCGCGCGCGCGGCGCGGGCGGGTAG
- a CDS encoding TetR/AcrR family transcriptional regulator — protein sequence MVKAGGRGSGAAEGSVGAPAGPGAASPLSRQSWIDAARAAATAQGIGAVKVGRLAEALGVSRGSFYWHFADRDDLLDALLRDWADETSDPFLRVVGTGEPIDQIVRYCEVWLFDPTFEPEYDSVIRDWARTDDRVQDVVRGIDTRRLDVLVELFGALGYEAPEADVRARALYYHQIGYYSLKIAQSLEERLELFPVYFRVLIGLPLPPWSRASAATRAGA from the coding sequence GTGGTGAAGGCCGGGGGCCGTGGCAGCGGGGCCGCCGAGGGCTCGGTGGGGGCCCCGGCCGGTCCGGGCGCGGCGAGCCCCCTGTCGCGCCAGAGCTGGATCGACGCCGCCCGCGCCGCCGCCACGGCCCAGGGGATCGGTGCGGTCAAGGTGGGGCGCCTCGCGGAGGCGCTGGGTGTCAGCCGCGGCAGCTTCTACTGGCACTTCGCCGACCGGGACGACCTCCTCGACGCGCTCCTGCGCGACTGGGCGGACGAGACGAGCGATCCCTTCCTGCGCGTCGTCGGCACCGGCGAGCCGATCGACCAGATCGTGCGCTACTGCGAGGTATGGCTGTTCGATCCCACGTTCGAGCCGGAGTACGATTCGGTGATCCGCGACTGGGCGCGCACCGACGACCGCGTCCAGGACGTCGTGCGCGGCATCGACACCCGCCGGCTCGACGTCCTCGTCGAGCTCTTCGGCGCCCTCGGCTACGAGGCGCCGGAGGCGGACGTCCGGGCCCGCGCGCTCTACTATCACCAGATCGGCTACTATTCGTTGAAGATCGCGCAGTCGCTGGAGGAGCGGCTCGAGCTCTTCCCGGTCTACTTCCGCGTCCTCATCGGCCTGCCATTGCCGCCCTGGAGCCGCGCCTCCGCCGCCACGCGGGCCGGGGCCTAG